From the genome of Blautia hydrogenotrophica DSM 10507:
CTTCCTTATCTATTCTAGCTGACATCTGCAATTGCTTCATTTTTGCAGACATATGAAACCTTTCCTTTATGTCTTGCAATCTACTCCCGGCGAGTTCTCTCAAAAATTCTCAGTTTGGCACTCTTGGCGCGGGGATTTTCTTCCATCTCATCCTCGCTGGGCAAAATCGGTTTCCGCGTAATCACCTTTCCCTTGGATTTCTTTCCACATACGCAGACAGGAAAATTGCTGGGACAGGTACACGGGTTTTCATTTTTTCTGAAAATCGTTTTGACAATCCTGTCTTCCAGCGAATGAAAGGTTATAATACAGATTCTACCACGATCTGACAAAATATCAACCATTTCGTCAAGAGAATCTCTCAAAACATCCAATTCGTGGTTCAGTTCAATACGAATTGCCTGAAAAGTTCGTTTTGCAGGATGACCTCCGGCTGCCTGCATCTTCATGGGAATCGCCCTGCGAATAACCTCCGTGAGTTCCCCCGTAGTCTCAATGGGCTTACGCGCCCGCTCCATCACGATATGCTTCGCGATGTTTTTTGCGAATTTATCTTCTCCGTAATCACGAATGATACGGTACAGTTCTCTTTCTTCATATCCATTGACAATGTCCCCAGCCGTCTGGCTTGCTCTTTGGTCCATTCTCATATCCAGCGGTGCGTCCACGCGGTAGGTGAATCCCCTCTCAGGATTGTCCAACTGATATGAGGATACTCCCAAATCCAACAAGATGCCATCCACCTGCTGAATTCCCCTCTCTCTCAACTCTTTCACCGCGTAACAATAATTGCTGCGAATGATGGTGATTCGATCTCCGAAATCTCTGAGACGTTCATTCGCAGCAATTATCGCATCCTGGTCTTGATCTATGCCAATAAATCTCCCCTTGGCAGAAAGTTTTTTACACACCTCTACGGCGTGCCCTGCACCTCCTAAAGTGCCATCCACATAGATTCCATCAGGCTTCACCCTCAAGCCATCAATGGTCTCTTCCAGTAATACAGATTTGTGTTTAAATTCCATATTATTCTCCTGTTGGAATCGCCTCTGTGAGATCTCCGCAAAGCCCTTCAACAGCTTAAATGACAATCCCCATCTCCTGCATCCCTTCTGCAATCGAATCCATATCGTCATAATTGGAGTTCTCAGCCCATTTCTCTTTGCTCCAGACCTCAATGCGGTTCAGATTCCCGGTCAAAACCACATCTTTTTCCAGACCAGCAAACTCTCGCAGCGTCGCTGGTACGAGAATTCTCCCCTGCTTGTCCAGTTCACATGTATTCGCGCTGGAGACAAAAAAACGGGCGAAGGTTCTTGCGTTTTTATTTGTAAGTGGTAAGGCTTTTAATTTTTCTTCAAAGATGATCCACTCGTCCATAGGATAAATAGATAAACAACCGTCTAATCCCTTCGTAATCACGAACTCTTCTCCCAAAAGAGCTCGGAATTTTGAGGGAATAATCAATCGTCCCTTCGTATCTATTGTATGACTATACTCTCCCATGAACATAGATTCTCACCTGCCTCATGAAGATATGCGTTGCTCCCCTTGCATATCTTCCATGGGCGGCAATGGACTTTACTGCCACTTACTCTCCATCTGCCACCACTATTCACCACTTTCTACCACTTATGGTATTATTCTATACTATTAACCTTAAAAAAACAAGAGGCAAATCCTGGTTTTTTCTAAACTTTTCATGAACAGCATCCTTCCATATATCCCCGTAAAAGCCGTTCTCATTGGGGCATTATCCCATATTTTGGCCCATTTTAAAGATAGAAATCCACCTGCGACAGCCGTTTGCCGGAATTATTACAAAAAACACCTGCCAGGTGGGGGATATTCCCATCGGCAGGTGTTTTTTTACTGATTTACCATCAACAATTGATATTCTGCAATTAAGTCGTCCAGTTCCTCACTCAGTTTCTGATTCCGAGGAATGTCCTCTCGACTCATCAGTCGGCTGTCCAACTGTTCTCTCAACATCTCGATTCTCAATCTCAGTGCTTCCATCTGTTTCTTCTGTAAATTCTGCATTTTCTACCTCTCTTCTACGCCTTTGTACTTTAGCTCTCTTTAGAACCGTTATTTCTTTCGCAACAATCGTAATACCACAAAAAATAGTCAAAATTACTGACAAAATACAAGACACTCCAAGATTAGTTCCCGAAATCAGAAGCTGATCTGTCCTTATCCCTTCAATCCAAAATCTTCCCATACCATAGCCAGTCAAGTAGATAAGAAAAATCTCTCCTTGAAATTTTTTCCTGCGCCGAATTCCTAAAATCACAATTAACAAAATTAGATTCCAGAGAATTTCATATAAAAATGCAGGGTGTACCTGAACATAGGAGACTCCTCCAAATGTCTGGATATGGTCCATCATCTCCTCTGTCACCTGAGAAGAATTCACAGCCGACAAAGGCAAAGCCATTGCGAGAAGTCCATCGGTATACCCACCAAAGGATTCCCGATTAAAAAAGTCTCCCCACCTTCCTATTATCTGTCCGATCAACAGTCCCATACAGACAGTATCTGCCAGCTGTATAAAATTCAATTTTTTTATCCTGCAATAAAGCCAGGATACCAGCGCCCCTCCTAAGATTCCTCCATAGATGGCAAATCCTCCCGTTCTGGGATTTAGCATTTCTACCCAATTTTCACTGTAGAGTTCCCAGGAAAATGCCGCATAGTACAGTCTCGCCCCTATTATTCCTCCTAATAAAGAGCAGATAACTACTTTCAAGTACAAATCCTGGTCCTGATTACTGCGCTTTGCTTCCAGAATCACGAACCAGATTCCAATTAACATCCCAATGCAAATCAAAATCCCATAATAGGTAAGTTCAAACCCGGAGAGCTGAACGGATTTTCCCACATTCCCCAGATTCACTCCCAGGTTTGGAAATCGAATCGACATTTCCATGAATATCCCTCTATACGTTAAAGCGGAACAGAATCACATCTCCATCTTTGACTACGTATTCCTTCCCCTCCATACGTACTAAACCTTTCTCTCTGGCTCCTGCATAAGAACCACAATCCAAAAGATCCTGATAGTTGACCACTTCGGCTTTGATAAAGCCTCTCTCAAAATCCGTATGAATTTTTCCGGCAGCCTGCGGCGCTTTTGTCCCCACTTTGATCGTCCAGGCCCGAGTCTCATCCTCACCAGACGTTAAAAAGCTAATCAGACCCAAAAGGCGATAACTGGCCTTAATCAACTTTTCCAGTCCAGACTCTTCCAGCCCCAGATCTTCCAGAAACATCTTTTTCTCATCGTCATCCAACTCCGCGATCTCCTGTTCAATCTGTGCGCAGATTACGAAGACCTCACTGTTCTGCTCCTGGGCATAGTTACGCACTTCCTGTACATAAGCACACGAATGACCGTCGTCCGCAAGATCATCCTCACATACATTGGCCGCATAAATCACAGGTTTATAAGTCAGAAGATTATAACTACCAATATAGGCCAACTCATCTTCTGTCTCCAGTTTCATGGTAATGGCCATCTTTCCTTCCTCGAGATGAGCTTTTACCTTTTTTAGAAATTCCAATTCTTTGGCAGCTTCTTTATCATTTCTAGCCACCTTGGTTGTTTTTGCCATTCTCCGTTCCAGAATTTCCAGATCTGAGAAGATTAACTCCAAATTTATGGTTTCAATATCTCTTAACGGAGCTACAGAACCATCCACATGGATCACATTGGTATCTTCAAAACAACGAACTACATGGACAATGGCATCCACTTCTCGAATATTGGCCAAAAACTGATTTCCCAGGCCTTCTCCTTTCGAAGCGCCTTTTACCAGTCCCGCTATATCTACAAATTCAATTACAGCAGGCGTAACCTTTTTAGACTGATAAAAATCTCCCAACAGTCTCAGCCTTTCGTCCGGCACTGCCACAACCCCCACATTGGGGTCTATGGTACAGAACGGATAATTGGCTGATTCCGCACCCGCTTTGGTCAACGAATTGAATAGTGTGCTTTTACCCACATTCGGCAATCCTACTATACCAAGCTTCATAATATCTTTCCTCTCATCCTTTGAATTTTTTTCTGTCTATTTTATTTTATCACACATAATTTCAGCATTCAACCCTTAGTGTTTCGACATTTTTCTGCATAATTCGATATTTTATAAGCAATTTCAGGTTCAATCTCTAGACATCACCATCAATAAAGGCCCTTTTTCGAACTCTATTGACGCTCTTTTATCAACAATTTCATTACTCACTGTTAATCCACTGTCGAATACTGTCAAATGATATTTATTCAGGGAATACTTAAATCCTCTTAGAGTCAGTCCCTCCACCTCGCCCCACACAGGGAAAAAAGAGACATATTTTCCAAACTGCTTTTCTCTCTCTAAAATCGTCTCTCTGTGTGTGAGCAGACAGATGTAATTGTTCTGATCTGCGATGGAGACTGACACGCCGTTCTTCTCACCGTAAGATAACAGTCCTAAATTCGCCAGCACATGATCTAATCGACTCCCAGTCGCCCCCAGAATTTCTATGGTCTCACACCCAAGCTCTATTGCCAAATTCATAGCAGACTGTGTATCTGAATCATCTTTCTCCGGGACCAGACGTTTCCATTTTATTTTTTTCTGTCTCTCAAATTCTTCCAAAACCGCCTTTGAGACACTGTCAAAATCTCCCACAGCCCAATCCGGCAAAATTCCATTCCGGCTGCAAAATTCTAAGCCTCGGTCCGCCGCAATCAACAAAACATCTGTCTTCCTGTTCAAAAAATCAAGGGCAAAATCAGTACTGATATTGCCCCCGCTGATTATCACACACTCCATCTTACACTCCATTCTCAGATTTCACAAGAATCAGCATATCTTTTTATAGTAGAAGTGGCCTCCTTCACATTTTGAAGAATATCTCCGTTGAACACATAAGAACCCGCAACTACCAGATTCGCGCCTGCCCTTAGAACCGTGGGCAGAGTCTCCCGATTGATACCCCCGTCTACCTGAATGTCCACGGAAAGCTCTTCCTCCTCGATTAGCTCTCTCAGCTCCTGAATCTTCTCTGTAGTCTCTTCCATATATTTCTGTCCGCCAAACCCAGGATTCACAGTCATAATCAAAACCATATCCACGTCCTCGAGAAAATGGCTGATGTCGTGTACCGGTGTCGCCGGCTTGATGGAAACCCCTACTCTCACGCCACTGTCCCGAATCATCTGAATAGTTCTCTCTAAGTCTTCACATGCCTCAGTATGTACTGTAATAGAGTCCGCGCCGCACTCCACAAAGTCCTGTATATATCTGCCGGGCTCTGTCACCATCAGATGCACGTCGAAAAACATGCTGGACTCCTTACGTATTGATTTAATGACTGGCATTCCAAAAGAAATGCTGGGTACAAAGTCTCCATCCATCACATCAATGTGCAGCCACTTTACGCCAGCTCTCTCCAGCATCTGAATCTGTTCGCCCAGACGGTTAAAATCTGCCGATAATATAGACGGACACAGTTGATATTCTCTCGATTTACTATCATCAAATCCCATATACTCAATATCTCCTCTTAGCGCTTAACTCTTGATACAGTGTCAAATAATTCTCATATCTCTGTCTGCTAATCTTTCCCTCTTCCAAAGCGGCCTTCACTCCGCACTGCGGTTCCTGTACATGGGCACAGCCCTGAAATTTGCAGGAATCCTCATACTCACGAAACTCTGTAAAATAATTTCTCAGCTCTTCTCTTTCTATATTCTCCAAATACAGAGAGCTGAATCCAGGCGTGTCTACCAGGTAAGTACCTGGTTCCACCGGAATGATCTCCGAATGCCTGGTGGTATGCTTCCCTCTTTTCAGCTTCTGACTGATCTCTCCAATCTCCATCTGCACTTCACTCTGAACTAGATTCGTCAGCGAAGACTTCCCGACTCCTGACGGTCCTGCCACTACGGTAGTCTTTCCGCGTAGGAGCTGTCGAATTTCTTCCCGCCCATCCTGCAAAAGTGCACTGGTCCAAACCACATCATATCCACAATCTGAGTAAATCTGACACACACTCTGACATTCGTTCTCTGAGACCAGATCTTTCTTGTTAAAACATATTTTCACCGGTATCTCCTGCCGTTCCATCATCACCAAAAAGCGGTCCAGCAGTAAAAAATTAGGCTGAGGCTGCGCAGCGGCAAAAATTACCAGTGCCTGGTCTACATTTGCCACTGCTGGCCGGATCAGCTCATTTTTTCTCGGCATAATCCGGATTACATTCCCCACCTTTTCCTTCTGACCGAGGAGCTCGATTTCCACATCATCCCCGACCAAAGGCTTCACCTTATTTTTTCGAAAGATTCCTTTTGCCTTGCATTCATACACGCCGGCCTCATCAACATAGACGTAGTAAAAACCCGCGATTCCCTTGATGATCTTTCCTTGCATGTACAAAACTACTCGACTTTCTTAAAAGTAACCGGATACTGCCCTTCCAGCTGATAGTCGTCTCCCACCAATTCATACAGATAGATGGTTCCGTCCGTCACACCCGGTTCTCCGATCACATCCAGCTGATACGGGAACTGTAAAGTCTGGTCTTCCACGATCACGCTGACCTTCGGTTCCCCGTTCACCGTCTGCATCAACTCCAAACGGATTACTCCATTTTGATATCCCTCCGGTGTAGCCAGCTTCTGTGTACACTTCCAAGTCCCTGACGTGTCTCCTGTACCCGTTGACGCTGCAGGTGTCGGCGAAGGCGTCGGAGCTGTGTCTCCGCTGCTGACTTTAATTGTAATAGGTTCATCCGGAGACACATAGCTGTAAGCCTCCAAACTCTGCTCGAACACTTCCCCCTGAGTCACGTTGGAGTTCTGCTCTGAGACCACGGTAACGCTGCTGAATTTCGCCAACGCCAATTTTGCCTCTGACTCCGTCATACCAACCACATCCGGTACTGAAATACTGTCTCCCCAGTTTTCTCCCCGGCTGACCAAAATCGTGATCTGGTCTCCCGAGTTTGCGCTGGTTCCCGCCTCTGGGTCTGTGGAAATAACGTAACCCGCTTCCACATAAGTGTCGTAGTTGTCCGTATAGTCTTTTGTCACATTCACAGTGAAGCCCATATCTGCAAGTATCTGTTCTGCGTCTTCCTGAGTCCTGTTCGTGACATCTGGTACGGTCAGAGACTCCTCACCCTTGCTCAGATTATAATAAATGGTCGTGTTCTTCTCCACTTGCTGTCCAGCCGCCGGGTCCTGAGAAGAGATCAACCCCTTCGCCTGATCAGAAACCTCCTCACCGGACTTCTTCCTGCCAAGCCCCAGTTTACTCAAAATCTCCTGCGCTTCCTCTTCAGTCTTACCCACTAAATCAGGAACTTCTACCAAATCCTCCGCTGCATCTTCGTCACGCTTATCTTGTTCCACCTGAGTCTTTCCAGCATCATCCCCTGATGAACCAAAACTGAAAATACCTGCTGCCCGACCTATCACCAAAATTAAAAGACATAGAATAACAGCACCCAATACCCAAGCGCCAATACTCATGGCTTTCTCCAAGCCACTGTGGATTCCATGACCTTCATCGTCATCGTATCCATCGTCAAAGCTCTCGTCGTATGGATCATCCTCAAACTCGTCACGCGTGCGGATTGACTGCACGGTCTCCGCCTCAGAAGGACCTGATACTACATTGTTGTCTTTGATTTTCTTGAGTTCGGAATCAGAAATGATGACTGTCTGCGCCCCGTTTGTTAAGGATGCCAGCTTCACAAAATCACCCTGTGGATCAATCAGGGAATGTTTTAGATCTGCGATAACCTCACTCATATTCCGGTATCTGCGGTCCACACTTTTCTGGGTACATTTCTCAATGATTCGCTCCAGACTAAACGGCAGTTCCGGTGTGTAGGTGGAAGGGGGAATCATCTCCTCCTGAAGATGTTTGATGGCAATCGCGACGGTCGTATCCCCATCAAAAGGAACTACACCTGTAACCATCTCATACAGCGTAATTCCCAGAGAATAGATGTCGCTCTTCTCGTCGCTATAACCGCCCCTCACCTGCTCAGGGGAACTATAGTGAACAGACCCCATCACATTAGAGCTGATTGTATTGGAAGATGCGGCGCGGGCAATCCCAAAATCCGTCACCTTCACCTTGCCATCCGTAGAAATGATAATATTCTGAGGCTTTACGTCCCGATGGACAATCCCATGGCTGTGCGCTGCCTCTAGGCCCATAGATACCTGAATGGCAATGCTTGTGGCCTCCTTGATGCTCAGCTTGCCTTTCTTGGAAATATAATCCTTCAGAGTGATTCCCTCGATCAACTCCATGACAATATAATAGACACCCTCATCATTGCCCACATCAAAGACATTCACAATATTGGGATGTGTCAAACCTGCAGCCGACTGTGCTTCTGTCTGAAATTTCTTGATAAATTTTGTATCTTCCCGAAACTCTGGTTTTAAGACTTTAATTGCAACATAGCGATTTAGCTTGTGGTCCTTGCCTTTATAGACATCGGCCATACCGCCAGTCCCAATTTTGCCTACAATCTCATAACGTTCTCCGATTATCATTCCAGTTTTTAACATACTTTCACCTCGCTTGTAAATGGTTCTATCAAAACAACAGCAATATTGTCCTTGCCACCATTTTCATTGGCTAGATCGATCAGTTTCTCACCTTTTTTCTGAAGACTCTCAGAACTGCTCAGCACCTCTTCCATTTCTTGGTCTGTCAACATGTTGCTCAGGCCGTCAGAACACATCAATATCTGGCTTCCCGGCTCTAGCTTCAGATCAAAAAAATCAATGTTCACGCCTTTTTTTGCCCCAAGAGCCCGCGTGATAATATTTTTATCTGGATGATTTCGCGCTTCTTCTTCACGAAGCTCTCCAAGTCTCACCATCTCCTGTACCAGCGAATGGTCCTTCGTCACCTGATGCAGTTGTGAATCCATCACATAGAGACGACTGTCTCCCACATTCGCCACATAAGCGTAGCTGCCTACAATCGTGGCGGCTACCATGGTCGTCCCCATTCCAGCCATCGAGGAAGACTTCTCTGCTTGTCTTAAAAGTTCGTCGTTGGCAGTCTCAATCGCATGACGGATAACCTTAATTGGGTTGTAATCCACATCTCCTTCCACCGATTCCACTACGACTCTCACCGCAAAAGAGGAGGCAAAATCTCCTGCATTATGCCCTCCCATTCCATCGGCTACCACAAACAGATTGGGGAGATTTCCCACCGGTTTATCCGATACATAGACGTAATCCTGATTGATCTTGCGTTTCCGACCAACGTCTGTAACCGAATATAAGTTCATTCTTACTTCTCACTTTCTGTCTGTCTTATTCTTTCCCCTTTTGTTCATCTATAAACCTTTTTCTCAATTGTCCACAGGCACCGTCTATATCGCTGCCCATTTCTCTTCTAATAGTAACATTAATTCCACATTTTTCAAGTTTTATTTTGAAATTCTCCACAGCCTGACGGGTGGACTGCCGAAAGCTTCGCTCCTTTACGGGATTCACGGGAATCAAATTGACATGGCAATTGA
Proteins encoded in this window:
- the rsmH gene encoding 16S rRNA (cytosine(1402)-N(4))-methyltransferase RsmH, which encodes MEFKHKSVLLEETIDGLRVKPDGIYVDGTLGGAGHAVEVCKKLSAKGRFIGIDQDQDAIIAANERLRDFGDRITIIRSNYCYAVKELRERGIQQVDGILLDLGVSSYQLDNPERGFTYRVDAPLDMRMDQRASQTAGDIVNGYEERELYRIIRDYGEDKFAKNIAKHIVMERARKPIETTGELTEVIRRAIPMKMQAAGGHPAKRTFQAIRIELNHELDVLRDSLDEMVDILSDRGRICIITFHSLEDRIVKTIFRKNENPCTCPSNFPVCVCGKKSKGKVITRKPILPSEDEMEENPRAKSAKLRIFERTRRE
- the mraZ gene encoding division/cell wall cluster transcriptional repressor MraZ; amino-acid sequence: MFMGEYSHTIDTKGRLIIPSKFRALLGEEFVITKGLDGCLSIYPMDEWIIFEEKLKALPLTNKNARTFARFFVSSANTCELDKQGRILVPATLREFAGLEKDVVLTGNLNRIEVWSKEKWAENSNYDDMDSIAEGMQEMGIVI
- the lgt gene encoding prolipoprotein diacylglyceryl transferase, which encodes MEMSIRFPNLGVNLGNVGKSVQLSGFELTYYGILICIGMLIGIWFVILEAKRSNQDQDLYLKVVICSLLGGIIGARLYYAAFSWELYSENWVEMLNPRTGGFAIYGGILGGALVSWLYCRIKKLNFIQLADTVCMGLLIGQIIGRWGDFFNRESFGGYTDGLLAMALPLSAVNSSQVTEEMMDHIQTFGGVSYVQVHPAFLYEILWNLILLIVILGIRRRKKFQGEIFLIYLTGYGMGRFWIEGIRTDQLLISGTNLGVSCILSVILTIFCGITIVAKEITVLKRAKVQRRRREVENAEFTEETDGSTEIENRDVERTVGQPTDESRGHSSESETE
- the ychF gene encoding redox-regulated ATPase YchF — its product is MKLGIVGLPNVGKSTLFNSLTKAGAESANYPFCTIDPNVGVVAVPDERLRLLGDFYQSKKVTPAVIEFVDIAGLVKGASKGEGLGNQFLANIREVDAIVHVVRCFEDTNVIHVDGSVAPLRDIETINLELIFSDLEILERRMAKTTKVARNDKEAAKELEFLKKVKAHLEEGKMAITMKLETEDELAYIGSYNLLTYKPVIYAANVCEDDLADDGHSCAYVQEVRNYAQEQNSEVFVICAQIEQEIAELDDDEKKMFLEDLGLEESGLEKLIKASYRLLGLISFLTSGEDETRAWTIKVGTKAPQAAGKIHTDFERGFIKAEVVNYQDLLDCGSYAGAREKGLVRMEGKEYVVKDGDVILFRFNV
- a CDS encoding thiamine diphosphokinase, with protein sequence MECVIISGGNISTDFALDFLNRKTDVLLIAADRGLEFCSRNGILPDWAVGDFDSVSKAVLEEFERQKKIKWKRLVPEKDDSDTQSAMNLAIELGCETIEILGATGSRLDHVLANLGLLSYGEKNGVSVSIADQNNYICLLTHRETILEREKQFGKYVSFFPVWGEVEGLTLRGFKYSLNKYHLTVFDSGLTVSNEIVDKRASIEFEKGPLLMVMSRD
- the rpe gene encoding ribulose-phosphate 3-epimerase; the encoded protein is MGFDDSKSREYQLCPSILSADFNRLGEQIQMLERAGVKWLHIDVMDGDFVPSISFGMPVIKSIRKESSMFFDVHLMVTEPGRYIQDFVECGADSITVHTEACEDLERTIQMIRDSGVRVGVSIKPATPVHDISHFLEDVDMVLIMTVNPGFGGQKYMEETTEKIQELRELIEEEELSVDIQVDGGINRETLPTVLRAGANLVVAGSYVFNGDILQNVKEATSTIKRYADSCEI
- the rsgA gene encoding ribosome small subunit-dependent GTPase A; this encodes MQGKIIKGIAGFYYVYVDEAGVYECKAKGIFRKNKVKPLVGDDVEIELLGQKEKVGNVIRIMPRKNELIRPAVANVDQALVIFAAAQPQPNFLLLDRFLVMMERQEIPVKICFNKKDLVSENECQSVCQIYSDCGYDVVWTSALLQDGREEIRQLLRGKTTVVAGPSGVGKSSLTNLVQSEVQMEIGEISQKLKRGKHTTRHSEIIPVEPGTYLVDTPGFSSLYLENIEREELRNYFTEFREYEDSCKFQGCAHVQEPQCGVKAALEEGKISRQRYENYLTLYQELSAKRRY
- the pknB gene encoding Stk1 family PASTA domain-containing Ser/Thr kinase, yielding MLKTGMIIGERYEIVGKIGTGGMADVYKGKDHKLNRYVAIKVLKPEFREDTKFIKKFQTEAQSAAGLTHPNIVNVFDVGNDEGVYYIVMELIEGITLKDYISKKGKLSIKEATSIAIQVSMGLEAAHSHGIVHRDVKPQNIIISTDGKVKVTDFGIARAASSNTISSNVMGSVHYSSPEQVRGGYSDEKSDIYSLGITLYEMVTGVVPFDGDTTVAIAIKHLQEEMIPPSTYTPELPFSLERIIEKCTQKSVDRRYRNMSEVIADLKHSLIDPQGDFVKLASLTNGAQTVIISDSELKKIKDNNVVSGPSEAETVQSIRTRDEFEDDPYDESFDDGYDDDEGHGIHSGLEKAMSIGAWVLGAVILCLLILVIGRAAGIFSFGSSGDDAGKTQVEQDKRDEDAAEDLVEVPDLVGKTEEEAQEILSKLGLGRKKSGEEVSDQAKGLISSQDPAAGQQVEKNTTIYYNLSKGEESLTVPDVTNRTQEDAEQILADMGFTVNVTKDYTDNYDTYVEAGYVISTDPEAGTSANSGDQITILVSRGENWGDSISVPDVVGMTESEAKLALAKFSSVTVVSEQNSNVTQGEVFEQSLEAYSYVSPDEPITIKVSSGDTAPTPSPTPAASTGTGDTSGTWKCTQKLATPEGYQNGVIRLELMQTVNGEPKVSVIVEDQTLQFPYQLDVIGEPGVTDGTIYLYELVGDDYQLEGQYPVTFKKVE
- a CDS encoding Stp1/IreP family PP2C-type Ser/Thr phosphatase, with protein sequence MNLYSVTDVGRKRKINQDYVYVSDKPVGNLPNLFVVADGMGGHNAGDFASSFAVRVVVESVEGDVDYNPIKVIRHAIETANDELLRQAEKSSSMAGMGTTMVAATIVGSYAYVANVGDSRLYVMDSQLHQVTKDHSLVQEMVRLGELREEEARNHPDKNIITRALGAKKGVNIDFFDLKLEPGSQILMCSDGLSNMLTDQEMEEVLSSSESLQKKGEKLIDLANENGGKDNIAVVLIEPFTSEVKVC